One region of Streptomyces sp. CG4 genomic DNA includes:
- a CDS encoding phosphoketolase family protein → MSVDTRQAPAQPTEDELRALDAHWRAANYLSVGQIYLMANPLLTEPLRPEHIKPRLLGHWGTSPGLNLVYTHFNRVVKARGLDALCVWGPGHGGPAVLANSWLEGSYTQVYPDITRDAAGMARLFKQFSFPGGVPSHVAPETPGSIHEGGELGYSLSHAYGAALDNPGLLVACVIGDGEAETGPLAASWHANKFLDPVEDGAVLPILHLNGYKIANPTVLSRLPEAELDALLRGYGHDPIHVTGDDPAEVHRAMARAMDTAVDRIAGIQRAVRRNGVTDRPRWPVIVLRTPKGWTGPAEVDGLPVEGTWRSHQVPLAAVRDNPEHLRQLEQWLRSYRPEELFDEHGAPRDEVLACIPEGARRLGATPHANGGLLLRELPLPPLERYAVAVDKPGATLHEPTRVLGDLLQDVMAATADRRDFRLVGPDETASNRLQAVYAASGKAWQAETLEVDEHLDRHGRVMEILSEHTCQGWLEGYLLTGRHGLFSCYEAFAHIVDSMVNQHIKWLRTTRRLPWRAPIASLNYLLTSHVWRQDHNGFSHQDPGFVDHILNKSPEAVRVYFPPDANTLLSVADHALRSRDYVNVIVAGKQPCFDWLSMAEANVHCARGAGIWEWAGTEDGSREPDVVLACAGDVPTQEVLAAAQLLRRHLPELAVRVVNVVDIARMLPSEEHPHGLSDFEYDGLFTADQPVIFAYHGYPWLIHRLAYRRTGHHHLHVRGYKEIGTTTTPFDMVVRNDLDRYRLVMDVIDRVPGLAVRAAALRQNMADVRQRHHGWIRAHGVDLPEVTDWTWDG, encoded by the coding sequence ATGTCCGTCGACACGCGGCAGGCACCTGCCCAGCCGACCGAGGACGAGCTGAGGGCGCTGGACGCCCACTGGCGCGCCGCGAACTACCTCTCCGTCGGCCAGATCTACCTCATGGCCAACCCCCTGCTGACCGAGCCACTGCGCCCGGAGCACATCAAACCGCGTCTGCTGGGCCACTGGGGCACTTCACCGGGCCTCAACCTCGTGTACACCCATTTCAACCGGGTGGTGAAGGCCCGTGGCCTGGACGCGTTGTGCGTCTGGGGGCCCGGCCACGGCGGGCCGGCGGTGCTCGCCAACTCCTGGCTGGAGGGCTCGTACACGCAGGTGTACCCCGACATCACCCGGGACGCGGCGGGTATGGCTCGGCTCTTCAAGCAGTTCTCCTTCCCCGGCGGGGTGCCGAGCCACGTCGCGCCCGAGACCCCCGGCTCGATCCACGAAGGCGGCGAGCTCGGCTACTCCCTCTCCCACGCCTACGGCGCCGCGCTGGACAACCCCGGCCTGCTGGTGGCTTGTGTGATCGGCGACGGCGAGGCGGAGACCGGACCGCTGGCCGCTTCCTGGCATGCGAACAAGTTCCTCGACCCGGTCGAGGACGGAGCGGTGCTGCCGATCCTGCACCTCAACGGGTACAAGATCGCCAACCCGACGGTGCTGTCCCGGCTCCCCGAGGCAGAGCTGGACGCGTTGCTGCGCGGCTACGGCCACGATCCGATCCACGTCACCGGCGACGACCCCGCCGAAGTGCACCGCGCGATGGCGCGGGCCATGGACACCGCCGTGGACCGCATCGCCGGAATTCAGCGTGCCGTGCGCCGGAACGGTGTCACCGATCGGCCCCGCTGGCCCGTCATCGTGTTGCGCACTCCGAAGGGCTGGACCGGCCCCGCGGAGGTCGACGGCCTGCCCGTGGAGGGCACCTGGCGCTCCCACCAGGTGCCGCTGGCCGCCGTGCGGGACAACCCCGAGCACCTGCGGCAACTGGAGCAGTGGCTTCGCTCGTACCGTCCCGAGGAGCTGTTCGACGAGCACGGCGCGCCGCGCGACGAGGTGCTGGCCTGCATTCCCGAAGGGGCCCGTCGGCTGGGCGCGACACCGCACGCCAACGGCGGCCTGCTGCTGCGTGAACTGCCCCTGCCGCCGCTGGAGCGGTACGCCGTCGCCGTCGACAAGCCCGGCGCCACCCTGCACGAACCCACTCGTGTCCTCGGCGACCTGCTCCAGGACGTCATGGCCGCCACCGCCGACCGCCGTGACTTCCGCCTGGTCGGCCCCGACGAGACCGCCTCCAACCGGCTCCAGGCGGTCTACGCGGCCAGCGGCAAGGCCTGGCAGGCGGAAACCCTCGAGGTGGACGAACATCTCGACCGGCACGGCCGGGTGATGGAGATCCTGTCCGAACACACCTGTCAGGGCTGGCTGGAGGGCTACCTCCTCACCGGACGGCACGGGCTGTTCTCCTGCTACGAGGCCTTCGCGCACATCGTCGACTCGATGGTCAACCAGCACATCAAGTGGCTGCGCACCACGCGCCGGCTGCCCTGGCGTGCCCCCATCGCCTCCCTCAACTACCTGCTGACCTCGCACGTGTGGCGTCAGGACCACAACGGCTTCTCCCACCAGGACCCCGGCTTCGTCGACCACATCCTCAACAAGAGCCCCGAGGCCGTCCGGGTCTACTTCCCGCCCGACGCCAACACGCTGCTCTCGGTGGCCGACCATGCGCTGCGCAGCCGCGATTACGTCAACGTGATCGTGGCGGGCAAACAGCCCTGCTTCGACTGGCTGTCGATGGCGGAGGCGAACGTGCACTGTGCGCGTGGCGCCGGGATCTGGGAGTGGGCCGGCACCGAGGACGGCTCGCGGGAGCCCGACGTCGTCCTCGCCTGCGCGGGGGACGTACCGACCCAGGAGGTGCTGGCCGCAGCCCAGTTGCTGCGCCGGCACCTGCCGGAGCTGGCGGTGCGCGTGGTGAACGTCGTGGACATCGCCCGGATGCTGCCGAGCGAGGAACACCCGCACGGGTTGAGCGACTTCGAGTACGACGGACTCTTCACCGCCGACCAGCCGGTGATCTTCGCGTACCACGGATACCCGTGGCTGATCCACCGCCTGGCCTACCGGCGTACCGGTCACCACCACCTGCACGTGCGCGGCTACAAGGAGATCGGCACCACGACCACCCCCTTCGACATGGTCGTCCGCAATGACCTCGACCGCTACCGCCTGGTCATGGACGTCATCGACCGCGTGCCCGGCCTCGCGGTCCGCGCGGCGGCCCTACGCCAGAACATGGCGGACGTACGACAGCGCCACCACGGCTGGATCCGCGCACACGGCGTGGACCTGCCCGAGGTGACCGACTGGACGTGGGACGGCTGA
- a CDS encoding ribonuclease domain-containing protein, translated as MLTLRRPQLSWAKRFAVLFAAIASVLSVSAVNSPAANAAVYSSCNIDGCSDAASANSTWSDLGYPTTRGWVDWPDGQCSYAGGEFYNNDGELPSGDTFYEYDVYPRACGAHRDAYRIVVDSNTGAVWYSPNHYTDFYQL; from the coding sequence TTGCTGACTCTGCGACGTCCCCAGCTGTCCTGGGCCAAGCGGTTCGCGGTGCTGTTCGCCGCCATCGCGTCCGTGCTCAGTGTGTCCGCCGTCAACAGTCCTGCCGCGAATGCGGCGGTCTACAGCTCCTGCAACATCGACGGATGTTCCGACGCGGCCTCGGCCAACTCGACCTGGTCCGACCTCGGCTACCCGACCACACGGGGCTGGGTCGACTGGCCCGACGGCCAGTGCAGCTACGCGGGCGGCGAGTTCTACAACAACGACGGCGAGTTGCCTTCCGGTGACACCTTCTACGAGTACGACGTCTACCCGCGCGCCTGCGGCGCCCATCGGGACGCCTACCGGATCGTCGTCGACTCCAACACCGGCGCGGTCTGGTACTCGCCCAACCACTACACCGACTTCTACCAGCTCTGA
- a CDS encoding protein kinase: MGRDKVLGGRYELVERLGQGGMGTVHRGVDRQLRRPVAVKLLSSALAHDPQSRARFRREAHAAAALNHPAVATIHDVGEEPDADGPRPYLVMEYVPGSTLAEALRDGPLPVADAITTACAVLDALQHSHERGIVHRDVKPSNIMRTGLGTVKVLDFGIAKAFTETATRITGSGAAIGTPAYLSPEQISGAEIDHRADLYAMGCLLHELLTGQPPFRGESPFAVMHQHLFAEPEPVSRLRPQVPQAVEAVIQCALSKDPKERFADARQMGAALADALTQSAMPTAQAPAPLPPATRSGMRTALQHRFVLRPTVDSVLALLGCLLSLLCARGHVVDTAHFGRVATAAGLLGLVTLPWSRRLSCVVGWGPVAEAVAVNSELRRANDGWAHSYVGIAALLALTAACCLVGAARSKEGGAGSLVAFWFCATASVWYVLDDLRKLFVFYLLLSLMTVATLLWETPALVRRRGGTRRAAPAGQPVSAAPQARPPARRLD; the protein is encoded by the coding sequence GTGGGGCGGGACAAGGTCCTCGGTGGCCGGTACGAGCTGGTGGAGAGGCTCGGGCAGGGCGGTATGGGAACGGTCCATCGAGGGGTGGACCGGCAGCTGCGTCGCCCTGTCGCAGTCAAGCTGCTCTCCTCGGCATTGGCCCACGATCCACAGTCACGAGCCCGCTTCCGGCGTGAGGCACATGCGGCGGCCGCGCTCAACCACCCCGCCGTGGCCACCATTCATGATGTCGGGGAGGAGCCCGACGCCGACGGCCCCCGGCCCTACCTGGTGATGGAATACGTGCCGGGCTCGACCCTCGCCGAGGCCCTGCGCGATGGCCCACTGCCCGTCGCCGACGCGATCACGACGGCATGTGCCGTGCTGGACGCGCTGCAGCACAGTCACGAACGCGGAATCGTGCACAGGGACGTCAAGCCCTCGAACATCATGCGCACCGGCCTCGGCACCGTGAAGGTCCTCGACTTCGGCATCGCCAAAGCCTTCACCGAGACGGCCACCCGCATCACCGGCAGCGGCGCCGCCATAGGCACCCCCGCCTACCTCTCGCCCGAGCAGATCAGCGGGGCGGAGATCGACCACCGGGCCGATCTGTACGCCATGGGGTGTCTGCTGCACGAACTTCTGACCGGACAGCCGCCGTTCCGCGGTGAATCACCGTTCGCCGTCATGCATCAGCACCTGTTCGCCGAACCGGAGCCGGTCTCCCGGCTCCGCCCGCAAGTGCCGCAGGCGGTGGAGGCGGTGATTCAGTGTGCTCTGAGCAAGGATCCGAAGGAACGGTTTGCTGACGCGCGGCAGATGGGCGCTGCCCTCGCCGATGCCCTGACCCAGTCCGCCATGCCGACGGCCCAGGCTCCCGCCCCCCTCCCTCCGGCGACGCGCTCCGGCATGCGAACGGCGCTTCAGCACAGGTTCGTGTTGCGCCCCACGGTCGACAGCGTCCTGGCCCTGCTGGGGTGTCTGCTGTCGCTGCTGTGCGCACGTGGTCACGTTGTGGACACAGCCCACTTCGGCCGGGTTGCCACCGCGGCAGGCCTGTTGGGGCTGGTGACACTGCCGTGGTCGAGACGCCTGTCGTGCGTAGTGGGCTGGGGGCCGGTGGCGGAGGCCGTGGCGGTCAACTCGGAACTGCGGCGCGCCAATGACGGGTGGGCGCATTCGTACGTCGGGATAGCCGCGCTGCTGGCGCTGACGGCCGCCTGCTGCCTTGTCGGCGCGGCACGCAGCAAGGAGGGCGGCGCCGGCTCACTGGTCGCCTTCTGGTTCTGTGCCACCGCGTCGGTCTGGTACGTCCTCGACGACCTGCGCAAGCTTTTCGTCTTCTACCTGCTGCTGTCCCTGATGACCGTCGCCACCCTGTTGTGGGAGACCCCGGCACTTGTACGGCGCCGGGGTGGCACGAGGCGGGCGGCACCGGCGGGACAGCCCGTCAGCGCGGCGCCCCAGGCACGGCCGCCTGCGCGTCGGCTCGACTGA